One Delphinus delphis chromosome 3, mDelDel1.2, whole genome shotgun sequence genomic region harbors:
- the S1PR2 gene encoding sphingosine 1-phosphate receptor 2 — translation MGNVYSEYLSPSKVKEHYNYTKENLDTTETPSRQVASALIVILCCAIVVENLLVLIAVARNSKFHSAMYLFLGNLAASDLLAGVAFIANTLLSGSVTLGLTPVQWFAREGSAFITLSASVFSLLAIAIERHVAIAKVKLYGSDKSCRMLLLIAASWLISLVLGGLPILGWNCLGHLEACSTVLPLYAKPYVLCVVTIFSVILSAIVALYIRIYCVVRSSQADVAGPQTLALLKTVTIVLGVFIFCWLPAFSILLLDYACPVRACPVLYQAHYFFAFATLNSLLNPVIYTWRSRDLRREVLRPLQCWRRAAGVQGGRDGTPGHRLLPLRSSSSLERGTHMPTSPTYLEGNTMV, via the coding sequence ATGGGCAACGTGTACTCAGAGTACCTAAGCCCCAGCAAGGTCAAGGAACACTATAATTACACCAAGGAGAATCTGGACACGACGGAGACGCCCTCCCGCCAGGTGGCCTCAGCCCTCATCGTCATCCTCTGTTGCGCCATCGTGGTGGAAAACCTGCTGGTGCTTATCGCGGTCGCCCGCAACAGCAAGTTCCACTCGGCCATGTACCTGTTCCTGGGCAACCTGGCTGCCTCAGACCTGCTGGCGGGCGTGGCCTTCATAGCCAACACTTTGCTCTCGGGCTCTGTCACACTGGGGCTGACACCCGTGCAGTGGTTCGCCCGTGAGGGCTCCGCTTTCATCACGCTCTCCGCCTCTGTCTTCAGCCTCCTGGCCATCGCCATCGAGCGGCACGTGGCCATCGCCAAGGTCAAGCTCTACGGCAGCGACAAGAGCTGCCGCATGCTGCTGCTCATCGCGGCCTCGTGGCTCATCTCGCTGGTTCTCGGCGGCCTGCCCATCCTTGGCTGGAACTGCCTGGGCCACCTGGAGGCCTGCTCCACCGTCCTGCCACTCTACGCCAAGCCCTACGTCCTCTGCGTGGTGACCATCTTCTCGGTCATCTTGTCAGCCATCGTAGCCCTGTACATCCGCATCTACTGTGTGGTCCGCTCCAGCCAGGCCGATGTGGCTGGCCCGCAGACACTGGCCCTGCTCAAGACGGTCACCATCGTGCTGGGCGTCTTCATCTTCTGCTGGCTGCCCGCCTTTAGCATCCTCCTCCTGGACTATGCCTGTCCTGTCCGGGCCTGCCCTGTCCTCTACCAGGCCCATTACTTCTTTGCCTTTGCCACCCTCAACTCACTGCTCAACCCTGTCATCTACACATGGCGCAGCCGGGACCTGAGGCGGGAGGTATTACGGCCGCTGCAGTGCTGGCGGCGGGCAGCAGGGGTGCAAGGGGGGCGAGACGGGACCCCGGGCCACCGCCTCCTGCCTCTCCGCAGCTCCAGCTCCCTGGAGAGGGGCACACACATGCCCACATCACCCACGTATCTGGAGGGCAACACGATGGTCTGA